One Flagellimonas sp. CMM7 genomic region harbors:
- the glgB gene encoding 1,4-alpha-glucan branching protein GlgB has product MSKVIVHSLFTEFDVNLFKAGKHYRLYDKLGSHLTEVDGVKGTYFAVWAPSAKSVSVIGDFNFWKADDHQLFVRWDESGIWEGFIPGVDKGTKYKYKIHSNNNDIWTEKADPFGRCCEHPPNTASIVWDASHSWKDATWMDTREEKNALNKPYSVYEVHLGSWKKKNGWESLSYVELADELVDYVEEMGFTHVEFMPIMEYPYDPSWGYQLTGYFAPTSRFGKPEDFKLLVDKFHQRGIGVILDWVPSHFPEDAHGLGFFDGSHLYEHPDRKRGYHPDWKSLIFNYGRNEVRAFLISNAIFWLDQYHVDGLRVDAVASMLYLDYSREEGEWEPNMYGNNENLEAMSFIREMNQEVYASFKGVQTIAEESTAFRGVSRPVDFGGLGFGMKWMMGWMHDTLEFFKKEPIHRSYDLNDITFSMTYAFTENFMLPFSHDEVVYGKKSLLYRMPGDEWQRFANLRLLFGFMFTHPGTNLLFMGAEFGQSSEWDFETSLDWHLTQFDFHAGIQEVIKDLNKVYKNNPALYEKQFDADGFQWIEYNDQENTVLTYLRKGRDAKDDLIIACNFTPVPREDYRVGVPKTSQLKLLFNSNDTKYAGTGMGKKTLKPSSKAWNGHEQSVVMTLPPLSVVIYR; this is encoded by the coding sequence ATGTCCAAGGTAATCGTCCACAGTCTTTTCACAGAGTTTGATGTAAATCTTTTTAAAGCTGGAAAGCATTATAGACTTTACGATAAATTAGGTTCGCACTTGACTGAGGTAGATGGTGTAAAAGGCACTTATTTTGCCGTTTGGGCCCCATCGGCAAAATCAGTTTCTGTAATTGGAGACTTTAATTTTTGGAAAGCAGATGACCATCAGTTATTTGTTAGATGGGATGAAAGCGGTATCTGGGAAGGCTTTATTCCTGGAGTGGACAAGGGTACCAAGTATAAATATAAGATTCACTCCAACAATAATGATATTTGGACAGAAAAGGCAGATCCCTTTGGAAGGTGCTGCGAACATCCACCTAACACTGCTTCTATAGTATGGGATGCTTCCCATAGTTGGAAGGATGCAACATGGATGGATACCCGTGAAGAGAAAAATGCGTTGAACAAACCTTACTCTGTTTACGAAGTTCATTTAGGGTCTTGGAAGAAAAAAAATGGTTGGGAATCACTGTCCTACGTGGAGCTGGCCGATGAGCTTGTGGACTATGTAGAGGAAATGGGATTTACCCACGTAGAGTTTATGCCCATTATGGAGTACCCTTATGATCCTTCGTGGGGGTATCAGTTAACGGGATATTTTGCTCCTACATCCCGATTTGGAAAACCAGAAGATTTTAAACTTCTTGTTGATAAATTTCATCAACGTGGAATAGGGGTTATTTTGGATTGGGTACCATCTCATTTTCCAGAAGATGCACATGGACTTGGTTTTTTTGATGGGTCTCACCTTTATGAACATCCGGATAGAAAAAGGGGGTATCATCCAGATTGGAAAAGTCTGATTTTCAACTATGGAAGAAATGAAGTGCGCGCATTTTTAATAAGTAATGCAATTTTTTGGTTGGATCAGTATCATGTGGATGGTCTTCGTGTAGATGCGGTAGCTTCAATGTTATATTTGGATTACTCACGCGAAGAAGGGGAATGGGAACCCAATATGTATGGCAATAATGAGAATTTGGAAGCCATGTCATTCATAAGAGAAATGAATCAAGAAGTGTATGCCAGCTTTAAGGGGGTGCAGACCATTGCTGAAGAATCCACGGCTTTTAGAGGTGTTTCCAGACCTGTTGATTTTGGTGGACTTGGTTTTGGTATGAAATGGATGATGGGGTGGATGCATGACACATTGGAATTCTTTAAAAAAGAACCAATACATAGGTCTTATGACCTAAACGACATCACTTTTAGCATGACCTATGCTTTTACTGAAAACTTCATGTTGCCGTTTTCCCATGATGAGGTGGTATATGGGAAAAAGTCCTTGCTATACCGTATGCCTGGTGATGAGTGGCAACGATTTGCTAATTTAAGGTTACTTTTTGGGTTTATGTTTACCCACCCGGGGACCAATCTTCTTTTTATGGGAGCAGAATTTGGACAATCATCTGAATGGGATTTTGAAACCAGCTTGGATTGGCACTTGACCCAATTTGATTTTCATGCTGGAATCCAAGAAGTAATAAAAGACTTAAATAAGGTCTATAAAAATAATCCTGCGCTTTATGAAAAACAATTTGACGCTGATGGTTTTCAATGGATTGAATATAACGACCAAGAAAATACAGTGTTAACGTATTTGAGAAAAGGACGGGATGCTAAGGATGATTTGATCATAGCCTGTAATTTTACACCTGTTCCAAGAGAAGATTATAGAGTAGGAGTTCCTAAAACTTCGCAATTGAAACTGCTTTTTAATAGTAATGACACCAAATATGCCGGAACTGGAATGGGTAAGAAAACACTAAAACCATCATCAAAGGCGTGGAATGGGCATGAACAATCCGTAGTTATGACACTTCCTCCACTAAGTGTAGTAATTTATAGATAA
- a CDS encoding collagen-like protein, translating into MNKFNTIIGAFLVLLTVSCEGPTGPPGFDGFDGADGQDGLDGIQGQIVEIDGVNFGYDVDGNIYSTLINFGDETNYEVREADAVLVYRFDGTIDLDDNSTADAWSQIPQSFFLPEGTLQYVFAHTFVDLELFIDGNFDLSAISTDFTDNQSFRIVFVPSVFANSSKMDTSNIENVMSALGIEESQVMKINID; encoded by the coding sequence ATGAATAAATTCAACACAATTATTGGGGCATTCCTTGTTTTGCTTACCGTATCCTGCGAAGGCCCAACAGGACCTCCAGGGTTTGATGGGTTTGACGGAGCAGACGGCCAAGACGGTCTAGATGGAATACAAGGACAAATAGTAGAAATAGATGGGGTTAATTTTGGTTATGATGTTGACGGCAACATATATAGTACGCTTATAAACTTTGGTGATGAAACAAATTATGAAGTGCGAGAAGCGGATGCGGTTTTAGTATATCGATTTGATGGTACCATTGACCTTGATGATAATAGCACAGCCGATGCTTGGAGTCAAATTCCGCAAAGTTTTTTCCTTCCCGAAGGTACTCTACAGTATGTGTTTGCCCATACTTTTGTAGATCTTGAACTCTTTATTGACGGAAATTTTGATCTTTCCGCAATAAGCACGGATTTCACAGATAATCAGTCCTTTAGAATTGTGTTCGTGCCCAGTGTGTTTGCAAACTCTTCTAAAATGGATACTTCTAACATAGAGAATGTAATGAGTGCTTTAGGTATTGAAGAAAGTCAAGTCATGAAGATTAATATAGATTAG
- the msrB gene encoding peptide-methionine (R)-S-oxide reductase MsrB → MGKQLLLIAFLITLGCKGVSQEEKKETKKDVAFAIAKTDAEWKAELTDMEYYVLRKAATENPFTSDLLENKEKGTYVCAACATPLFRSENKFKSGTGWPSFDREIEGNVAYDVDYKIGYERTEEHCGTCGGHLGHVFNDGPRNTTGKRHCINGVALDFIPDSN, encoded by the coding sequence ATGGGAAAACAATTGCTTTTAATCGCATTCCTTATTACGTTAGGATGTAAGGGTGTATCACAGGAAGAGAAAAAAGAAACAAAAAAAGATGTTGCATTCGCCATAGCTAAAACTGATGCTGAATGGAAGGCTGAACTTACCGATATGGAATATTATGTATTGAGGAAGGCAGCCACCGAAAATCCTTTTACCAGTGACTTGCTTGAAAATAAAGAAAAGGGAACCTATGTATGCGCCGCATGCGCTACGCCACTTTTCCGTAGTGAAAACAAATTTAAATCTGGAACTGGATGGCCAAGCTTTGACAGGGAAATTGAAGGCAATGTTGCCTATGATGTTGATTATAAGATTGGTTATGAACGTACAGAAGAGCACTGTGGTACTTGTGGAGGACATTTAGGTCATGTTTTTAATGATGGTCCTAGAAATACCACGGGAAAAAGACATTGTATTAATGGTGTTGCTTTGGATTTTATACCAGATTCCAATTAG
- the msrB gene encoding peptide-methionine (R)-S-oxide reductase MsrB: MDNKQSTEKSEAEWKEQLSPEEYYVLRQKGTERPHTGKYDLHFENGDYHCKACNAKLFESEHKFESGCGWPSFDEAVEGAIEYIRDTTHGMIRTETVCANCGGHLGHVFNDGPRETTGQRYCINSVSIDFDPSEEK; encoded by the coding sequence ATGGATAACAAGCAAAGTACAGAGAAATCAGAAGCAGAGTGGAAAGAGCAACTTTCTCCTGAAGAATACTACGTTCTAAGGCAAAAAGGCACTGAAAGACCCCATACAGGGAAGTATGATCTACATTTTGAAAATGGTGATTATCATTGTAAAGCCTGTAATGCCAAGCTTTTTGAAAGTGAGCACAAGTTTGAAAGCGGCTGCGGCTGGCCCTCTTTTGATGAAGCAGTAGAAGGTGCTATTGAATATATTAGAGATACCACACATGGAATGATACGCACTGAAACGGTTTGCGCCAATTGCGGTGGTCATTTGGGACATGTTTTTAACGACGGTCCAAGAGAAACAACAGGGCAACGTTATTGCATCAATTCTGTTAGCATTGATTTTGATCCTTCAGAAGAAAAATGA
- a CDS encoding DUF1572 family protein, translated as MNFQENYLKNVVFEFHRYKTVGDNTFAQLSDKEIHWKYKDTDNSIAIIVKHMVGNMLSRWTNFLTEDGEKPWRNRETEFKEPYTSKVEMIAAWEKGWKCLFDALSSIDSSNFESKIKIRDKEHTIIEAINRQLAHYPSHVGQLAFLGKMIKGSDWISPSIPKGGSDSFNKKMFGHPKS; from the coding sequence ATGAATTTTCAAGAAAACTATCTTAAAAACGTAGTTTTTGAATTCCATCGTTACAAAACAGTGGGCGATAACACTTTTGCCCAACTTTCCGATAAGGAAATCCATTGGAAGTATAAAGACACAGACAATTCCATAGCCATTATTGTAAAACATATGGTAGGCAATATGCTGAGCAGATGGACCAATTTTTTAACGGAAGATGGTGAAAAACCCTGGCGTAATCGGGAAACGGAGTTTAAGGAACCGTACACTTCAAAAGTTGAAATGATAGCGGCTTGGGAAAAGGGTTGGAAATGCCTTTTTGATGCCCTGAGCAGTATTGATAGTTCAAATTTTGAATCAAAAATTAAAATCAGGGACAAGGAACATACCATTATTGAGGCCATAAACAGACAATTGGCGCATTATCCAAGCCATGTGGGACAACTAGCATTTCTAGGAAAAATGATAAAAGGTTCTGATTGGATTTCGCCTTCAATTCCAAAAGGAGGTTCAGATTCGTTCAATAAAAAGATGTTCGGACATCCCAAATCGTAA